The Acidobacteriaceae bacterium nucleotide sequence CGCACACGTCCGAATTCGGCCTGAATGAGTCCGTTTTAGTGTTTTAGCGTAACAATCCGGTGTACCAGTTGAGGATGATCGGACCAACCGATGCAGCGAGCAGTCCGCCGATGGCCAGAAAGCTGCCGAGAGGAAGGCGTGTCGCTCCCGAAGCTTTTCCACGCAATAGCATGGCGACGGCGTACAACGAGCAGAGGATGACACCCAGAAAGAGCGCGAGCAAGGCAGGGTACAAGCCGAGGAGGGCGGAGATCATCGCGAGGAGCTTTACATCGCCCAGGCCGAGGCCTTCGCGCTTACGAAGCGCTTTATAGATCATTCGGACGGCGAGCAGAATGCCTGCGGCAGCAAGAATCGCACCGAGGCGGCCGAAGACGAGGTGCTCGGTGCCGGTAAGGAAGACATCGCCGCGTTCGACCATGGAGCCGGGGCTGGAGAGCCGCAGTTGGTGCTTCATATGGATGTCGTCGTCGCCGGGCGGCAGGAAGACGGTTTCGACGCAAACGAGGAAGAAGCCCAGTGCCATACCCGAGAAGGTGAAGCCGTCGGGAATGATTTGCGTTTGCCAGTCGGTAACGAGGACGCCTATCAGCAGAAAGCCTGTGGCGGCGAGAGCTACGCCTTCGAGAACGGCTGTGCTGCCGAGGAGTTCCGGGTTGGCGAGCGCGACGGCGGTGTGATGCGTGGCGAAGACAAACCAGAGGCCGACGGCCAGTTCAACGAGAGGGTACTGCGCAGAGATTTTTGTGGAACAACTGCGGCAACGGCCTCGGAGAAAAAGAAAGCTGAGGACGGGAATGTTGTCGTACCAGCGGATGGGAGTGAGGCAGTGCGGACAGTGCGAGCCGGGCTTGATGATGCTCTTCTGGGCCGGGAGGCGGGCGATGCAGACGTTCAAGAAGCTGCCAAGTAACAGGCCGAAGAAGAAGGTGGCTAGCTCGACAGCGGGCAGAGAGATCATAAGTCCAGTATAGGTTTTGCGCGGGGTCAACAAACACTCATGAAGAAAGAGAGCAACATCTGCGAACTCATCGGGTTCTAACTAACAACGGAGCGCAGAAGTTAGCGTCTTCGGGGTTCGGCGGATATCTCAGGACCGTTGGGCCGGATGGAGGAGGTTCCAGATGGGTTTTCTTCGTAAGATCGCTTTTCTCAGCTTGCTTTTAGCGCCGCTGGCTTTCATGACTTCGCGCGCGGAGGCACAGGTTTCCATTGGTGTAGGTGTTGGCGGGCCGCCTGCCTGCGAGTACGGTTACTACGGCTATGCGCCCTATGCGTGCGCTCCGTATGGCTATTACAACTCTGATTGGTTCTACAACGGTGCGTTTATCGGCGCTGGTCCCTGGTATCACCGCGGTTATTACGGCGGCGGCTACGGCTATTACGGTCGTGGTGGCTACTATCGCGGCAGCGGTTACTACGGCCGTGGCGGCTATTACGGCGGTGGCCGTGGCTACTACGGTGGTGGCGGTTATCACGGCGGCGGTTATGGCGGTAATGCCTATCGCGGTGGTGGTGGCTACCATGGTGGCGGCGGCGGTGGTTACCACGGCGGTGGCGGTGGAGGCGGCTATCACGGTGGTGGTGGCGGCGGGTCGCACGGCGGTGGCGGTGGTCATGGCGGCGGTGGTGGACATCGCTAACACTCGCTTCGCTGCGAAAATAAGCGCAGTTGAAGAGGTAAAGATGCGGCTGATCCTTTGGGACGGTCGCATCTTGTTTTGCGCGGGGCGATAATGAGTTCTGGCGTCTGTTCTTCGGGCGCGTCTGGGGAACGGATTGACTGCGAGCGTTGTGAAGCAAATGCAAGAGCCTGCGCGCTGGATGGTAGCGGCGAAGTCTGCAGGGATATGGATCGGCCTCGTGCTGGCGAGTGTCGGTGTGTTGCTGGCTGGATGGGTCATGATCCACGATCAGCGAATGGCCCATACCACCGCTGTAGTGGAGAAGATCGTCACGGGAACAGA carries:
- a CDS encoding prepilin peptidase, whose amino-acid sequence is MISLPAVELATFFFGLLLGSFLNVCIARLPAQKSIIKPGSHCPHCLTPIRWYDNIPVLSFLFLRGRCRSCSTKISAQYPLVELAVGLWFVFATHHTAVALANPELLGSTAVLEGVALAATGFLLIGVLVTDWQTQIIPDGFTFSGMALGFFLVCVETVFLPPGDDDIHMKHQLRLSSPGSMVERGDVFLTGTEHLVFGRLGAILAAAGILLAVRMIYKALRKREGLGLGDVKLLAMISALLGLYPALLALFLGVILCSLYAVAMLLRGKASGATRLPLGSFLAIGGLLAASVGPIILNWYTGLLR